Proteins encoded within one genomic window of Acaryochloris marina S15:
- a CDS encoding filamentous hemagglutinin N-terminal domain-containing protein, translating to MLSLLNRKTAIVVVSVSLFEATSTLAQVIPDRTVNSRVTPLENTAQIDAGITRGDNVFHSFQSFSVPKGNTAFFNNSANIRNIISRVTGNSASNIDGILKANGSANLFFINPNGIVFGENARLDIGGSFLGTTANRINFADGTQFSAIAPQVFPGLTNAEPVGVDFGSNSGEIRVTNTGHQIPNGLFLPSLRDDNPPGLQVSPGKTLALVGGDIVFEGGAVYTPGGQLEIGSVKVGTVTFSAANPRWTLNYDDPNLAFKNIVFQNRSLLDTTGQGNASIGIYGRQINFLEKSIALMQNQGVVPDKKLKLAATELLNFADTPAPVNDPFTSEKPSGLYTEVLSSGSGAPISLHSPSISFRFGATLNALTFSSGSGSDISIKAANNLNIERSSSINPGLVSQINAITVSSGKAGDIDIITPNLIISDGGRLSSVTLDKGNGGSLSIKADLIEILGLELITRQGSLLQAASLGLGNAGNIAIDTSKLMIANGGAVSTTVLSSGNGGSLIINAKQYVQIDGMGSDSLPETTITAEALVINPILRPLFNLPAIPSGNSGRIFINTPQLLIKDKGRVSVRNEGTGDAGELNISASEIIVDGNSLISATTLGGQGKRKKIKPLKG from the coding sequence ATGCTAAGCCTACTCAATAGAAAAACTGCGATTGTTGTAGTTTCCGTTAGCCTGTTTGAGGCAACATCAACTCTCGCACAAGTCATCCCAGATCGAACGGTAAATTCACGAGTTACACCTTTAGAAAATACTGCTCAGATTGATGCTGGCATAACTAGAGGGGATAACGTATTTCATAGCTTCCAAAGCTTTTCTGTTCCTAAAGGTAATACAGCTTTTTTTAATAATAGTGCCAATATCAGGAATATTATCAGTCGGGTAACAGGTAATTCGGCTTCTAATATTGACGGCATACTTAAGGCTAATGGCTCGGCCAACTTGTTTTTTATTAATCCTAATGGGATTGTTTTTGGGGAAAATGCCCGACTAGATATCGGCGGGTCATTTTTGGGAACTACAGCCAATCGCATTAATTTTGCTGATGGTACACAATTTAGCGCTATAGCACCTCAAGTTTTTCCTGGACTTACGAATGCAGAGCCTGTAGGAGTTGATTTTGGTTCTAACTCAGGTGAAATTCGTGTAACAAACACAGGCCACCAAATCCCCAACGGGTTATTTTTACCTTCTTTAAGGGACGATAATCCACCAGGCTTACAAGTATCTCCAGGAAAGACTTTAGCGTTAGTAGGTGGGGATATAGTATTTGAGGGTGGCGCTGTCTACACACCAGGTGGTCAATTAGAAATTGGGAGTGTAAAGGTAGGCACTGTAACCTTCAGCGCTGCTAATCCAAGATGGACCCTAAATTACGATGACCCTAACCTTGCATTTAAGAACATCGTCTTCCAAAACCGATCTTTATTGGATACTACTGGACAAGGAAATGCATCAATTGGGATTTATGGACGACAAATTAATTTCTTAGAGAAATCTATAGCATTGATGCAAAATCAAGGCGTAGTTCCAGATAAAAAACTAAAATTGGCAGCAACGGAATTACTAAATTTTGCTGATACTCCCGCTCCCGTCAACGACCCATTCACTAGTGAGAAACCATCAGGACTATATACTGAAGTACTTTCTTCAGGATCAGGTGCTCCTATATCCCTTCATTCTCCATCCATCTCCTTTAGATTTGGAGCCACTCTAAATGCTCTGACTTTTTCTTCAGGATCAGGAAGTGATATTTCAATTAAGGCAGCCAACAATCTAAATATTGAAAGAAGTTCAAGCATTAACCCTGGGTTAGTTAGTCAGATCAATGCTATTACGGTTAGTTCTGGCAAGGCTGGGGATATTGACATTATCACCCCAAATCTGATTATCAGTGATGGAGGACGATTGTCTTCCGTTACTCTTGACAAAGGAAATGGCGGAAGCCTTTCAATTAAAGCAGATTTAATTGAGATTTTAGGACTTGAACTAATAACGAGACAAGGATCATTGCTACAAGCTGCAAGTTTAGGGTTAGGCAATGCAGGGAATATAGCTATTGATACATCAAAACTAATGATTGCGAACGGAGGGGCAGTTAGTACCACGGTTTTAAGTTCGGGTAATGGCGGCAGCTTGATAATTAATGCTAAGCAATACGTACAGATTGATGGTATGGGATCAGATTCTCTACCTGAGACTACAATTACCGCCGAAGCTTTAGTAATCAATCCTATATTGCGGCCATTGTTTAATTTACCTGCCATTCCTAGCGGAAATTCTGGAAGGATATTTATCAATACTCCTCAATTGTTGATTAAAGATAAGGGACGTGTTTCTGTTCGTAATGAAGGAACAGGTGATGCTGGGGAACTCAATATATCAGCAAGTGAAATTATCGTTGATGGAAATAGCTTGATTAGCGCTACGACGTTAGGGGGTCAGGGTAAGCGCAAGAAAATCAAGCCTCTGAAAGGCTAG
- a CDS encoding NAD(P)/FAD-dependent oxidoreductase, translating into MATAIGLRKRGITNILVIDQTREFRKVGQGLDLLPNGLRAIKYIDSDAYEKIVENALKPIQASSSKPHSTNTVGKKEHSTPPPKKLWRQKNIHGETTRSFSTDFQSWFDRYGEGRVNISWFDLQTNLRSLIPMDDIKANHKCIHVEEEKKWVRVDTASDAIISNNPFAHWEMMKSSVEPSTLTQDTQESDHKSFYAKLVVAADGINSNIRQVLYKNDESKKWVEPQYSGFSAISSTIANVPSSIVKELDTLYIQGEQFTTLHNNSDNLAYPELKLLRIILIRLPNDTIIYLLYAPFAIDSFLNKSPTEILELGQQTLQKADFPSILVDLVGLSSPEKVSHRLFYMHQINPQGDSQPHWFKGRVVLSGDAAHAMPPFMAQGANQGFEDAAILVSLITKLSQENGLNDGHKMMKAFEQYEHIRMPFAEKVQGATMDCHQWTQQQWDDFNEILHRREYPSVETLGEE; encoded by the coding sequence TTGGCAACAGCAATTGGTTTACGAAAGAGAGGTATCACGAATATCCTCGTCATCGATCAGACTCGTGAATTTCGTAAAGTGGGACAAGGATTGGATCTACTACCTAATGGATTAAGGGCAATAAAATATATCGATTCAGATGCATACGAGAAAATTGTAGAAAATGCTTTAAAGCCTATTCAAGCTTCAAGTAGCAAGCCACATTCAACTAACACAGTTGGGAAAAAAGAGCACTCAACCCCTCCTCCAAAAAAGTTATGGCGTCAAAAGAATATACATGGCGAAACGACGCGCTCGTTTTCCACGGACTTCCAAAGCTGGTTTGATCGCTATGGTGAAGGACGAGTAAATATCTCTTGGTTTGACTTACAAACAAACTTAAGAAGTTTGATACCTATGGATGATATTAAAGCCAACCATAAATGTATTCATGTAGAAGAAGAAAAAAAATGGGTCCGAGTCGATACAGCCTCAGATGCAATAATCTCAAATAATCCTTTTGCTCATTGGGAAATGATGAAATCAAGTGTAGAGCCCTCTACATTGACTCAAGATACCCAAGAGTCTGACCATAAATCTTTTTACGCCAAGCTGGTGGTCGCAGCAGATGGAATAAATTCAAACATACGTCAAGTTCTTTACAAGAATGACGAGTCAAAGAAATGGGTAGAGCCTCAGTACTCTGGTTTTTCAGCGATTAGTTCAACAATAGCGAATGTACCTAGCTCAATAGTCAAAGAACTAGACACGCTGTATATACAAGGGGAGCAATTTACCACATTACATAATAATTCTGACAACCTTGCTTATCCAGAGCTAAAACTACTACGGATTATTTTGATTCGCCTGCCAAATGATACGATAATTTATTTGCTTTATGCCCCTTTTGCAATTGACTCATTTTTAAATAAGTCACCAACTGAGATTCTTGAGCTAGGCCAACAAACATTACAGAAAGCTGATTTTCCATCGATACTAGTGGACTTAGTGGGGTTATCTAGTCCTGAAAAAGTATCTCACCGACTTTTTTATATGCATCAGATAAATCCTCAAGGCGACTCTCAACCACATTGGTTTAAAGGACGTGTCGTTCTATCTGGGGATGCTGCTCATGCAATGCCTCCATTCATGGCACAGGGTGCTAATCAAGGATTTGAGGATGCTGCTATTCTTGTTTCCCTCATAACCAAGCTCTCTCAAGAGAATGGCTTGAATGATGGACATAAAATGATGAAGGCATTTGAACAATATGAACACATTCGAATGCCTTTTGCTGAAAAAGTTCAAGGTGCAACGATGGATTGTCACCAATGGACACAACAACAATGGGATGACTTTAATGAAATTCTTCATCGTCGTGAATATCCATCAGTAGAAACCCTCGGAGAAGAATAA
- a CDS encoding double-stranded RNA binding motif domain-containing protein → MRSQHSHNLTIQLTEDQLGFLAYVYPNEDLEDALIKVLERARKQAIRQAEKQIRVLYPGQDNEKTKEETPEKPVSQGDDGVENPIDERQELCQRQQISMPRYEFETIPEGFRCMVLAMGLEGVSEGQRRRCGLRKDCLAKLLQIKLSPEIPQSTSLKATLALP, encoded by the coding sequence TTGCGATCGCAACATTCTCACAACCTAACGATTCAACTGACCGAAGATCAGCTTGGATTCCTCGCCTACGTGTACCCCAATGAAGACCTGGAAGATGCTCTGATCAAGGTCCTTGAGAGAGCCAGGAAACAAGCCATTCGACAGGCAGAGAAGCAGATCAGAGTCTTATATCCTGGTCAAGACAATGAGAAAACAAAGGAAGAAACCCCAGAGAAACCCGTTAGCCAGGGGGATGATGGGGTGGAGAATCCGATCGATGAGCGACAGGAGTTGTGTCAGCGGCAGCAGATCTCCATGCCCAGGTATGAGTTCGAGACGATACCGGAAGGATTTCGCTGTATGGTGCTGGCGATGGGCCTAGAGGGAGTTAGTGAGGGGCAGAGGCGAAGGTGCGGGCTGCGAAAAGACTGCTTGGCAAAGCTGCTCCAAATTAAGCTTTCCCCAGAAATCCCCCAGAGTACTTCCCTGAAGGCTACACTGGCTTTGCCTTAG
- a CDS encoding cell division protein SepF: MDNLLPFQGISPHKIRVCHPKSFEDAEEAINAMKTDDMLLVNLAALENKLAQRLTDYLAGSTFALSGERMEIGRGVFLFAPPSFSITRMMAPA; this comes from the coding sequence ATGGACAATCTTCTTCCCTTTCAAGGAATATCACCCCACAAAATCCGCGTGTGTCACCCCAAGTCATTTGAAGATGCTGAGGAAGCAATCAACGCAATGAAAACGGATGATATGCTCCTAGTGAATTTAGCAGCTTTGGAAAACAAGCTGGCTCAGAGGCTAACAGACTACTTGGCTGGTAGTACTTTTGCGCTATCAGGAGAGCGAATGGAGATTGGTAGAGGCGTTTTCCTATTTGCTCCACCATCATTCTCGATCACAAGAATGATGGCTCCTGCTTGA
- a CDS encoding single-stranded DNA-binding protein: MNQCAFQAILLEKDLRHAKDGQAIAEFVVTIPPLREEDPPENLKAIYWGENGEKAHQALQPGDQLILQGQLKITKVTHKTGEEEYVEQQASLIVEKINRIQRAS, from the coding sequence ATGAATCAATGTGCTTTTCAAGCCATCCTCCTAGAGAAAGATCTGCGGCACGCTAAAGACGGACAGGCAATCGCTGAATTTGTGGTTACTATTCCTCCATTACGAGAAGAAGATCCCCCAGAAAACCTCAAAGCAATTTACTGGGGTGAAAATGGAGAAAAAGCCCATCAAGCCTTGCAACCCGGCGACCAACTGATTCTACAAGGGCAGCTCAAAATCACAAAAGTGACACACAAAACGGGTGAAGAAGAATATGTTGAGCAACAGGCTAGCCTGATTGTTGAGAAGATTAACCGAATTCAACGGGCTAGCTGA
- a CDS encoding leucine-rich repeat domain-containing protein produces MTHISSLKNLEMLYLRHNRINEVTPLAKLTSLTWLDLNTNRISDVSVLSNLVNLERLQLEQNLLVNQNCPVPSVTVCHF; encoded by the coding sequence GTGACTCATATTTCCAGCCTTAAAAATTTAGAAATGCTCTACCTCCGTCACAATCGTATTAATGAGGTGACACCTTTAGCTAAGCTCACTAGCTTGACATGGCTGGATCTCAATACCAACCGTATCTCTGATGTCTCAGTCTTATCGAATTTGGTCAATTTAGAACGACTCCAACTTGAACAGAATCTGCTCGTCAATCAAAATTGTCCTGTTCCATCCGTAACTGTCTGTCATTTCTGA
- a CDS encoding serine protease: MYLLFATVLSASLSTPAVRDCSDQSSSTITDSKTNILLVAEVKEGCKDKNCIRLGNTVAPAKSEKCPIELYSAETDVQRPFEKLCILNVSTGKTLFSNKSPEEATKRLKKAGCKCGADAVILNDVNRESANAMSWGRSTAKGIGIRYSQQSPTAAQGQKPPATTGQSATQSTSKASNSQSNAPISPTRPAESNQSKRIDELRRIGSRFFSTSPTATQGQKPPATTGQSATQNTSKASPSPQNTARVSPPPAPTPSTPPVDPYEIARQVTVLIDGQNPGSGVIIAQSNNIYYVLTAKHVVATSDEYEIVTLDGRKHAVASQKIKRLPKIDLAMVEFTSKQDYPVATLGNSEQAKQGMNIYVSGWPIPEQAITQPTHLVTKGDIVGLQTGDAEGYGLLYGNSTAPGMSGGPILNTEGQVIGIHGRAAGNQESGKVGINLGMQISLFLQSASQVGIDVQQLGLKAQN, translated from the coding sequence ATGTATCTATTGTTTGCCACAGTGCTCTCAGCATCTCTATCTACTCCTGCTGTTCGTGATTGTAGTGATCAAAGCAGCTCTACAATAACTGACAGTAAAACTAATATTCTCCTAGTCGCCGAAGTGAAAGAAGGATGTAAAGACAAAAACTGCATACGATTGGGGAATACAGTTGCCCCTGCCAAATCCGAAAAATGCCCAATAGAACTCTACTCAGCTGAAACAGATGTTCAGCGCCCTTTCGAAAAACTTTGCATCCTGAATGTCTCTACAGGTAAGACTCTCTTTAGCAATAAATCGCCCGAAGAGGCCACTAAGCGCCTGAAAAAAGCAGGATGTAAGTGTGGAGCAGATGCCGTCATTCTCAATGATGTCAATCGTGAGAGTGCAAATGCAATGTCTTGGGGACGAAGTACTGCCAAAGGCATTGGTATTCGATATTCCCAACAATCCCCAACAGCAGCCCAAGGTCAAAAACCGCCAGCAACGACTGGTCAGAGCGCCACTCAGAGCACTAGTAAGGCTTCAAATTCCCAAAGTAATGCTCCTATTTCTCCTACTCGACCAGCAGAATCTAACCAATCAAAACGAATTGATGAGTTGAGAAGAATTGGTAGTCGTTTCTTTTCAACATCCCCAACAGCAACCCAAGGTCAAAAACCGCCAGCAACGACTGGTCAGAGTGCCACTCAGAACACTAGTAAGGCTTCACCCTCCCCACAAAACACCGCTCGTGTTTCTCCTCCTCCAGCACCTACACCCTCTACTCCACCAGTAGATCCTTACGAAATTGCGAGGCAGGTCACAGTTCTGATTGACGGACAAAATCCTGGCTCTGGGGTGATCATTGCTCAATCCAATAATATTTACTATGTGCTAACGGCCAAACATGTGGTGGCCACCTCTGATGAGTATGAAATTGTCACACTCGATGGTCGGAAACATGCCGTTGCGTCTCAAAAAATCAAACGATTACCTAAAATCGACTTAGCTATGGTGGAATTCACAAGTAAGCAGGATTATCCAGTTGCGACGTTAGGAAATTCTGAGCAAGCTAAACAGGGTATGAATATCTATGTCTCAGGGTGGCCTATTCCAGAACAAGCGATTACACAACCTACCCATTTAGTCACCAAAGGTGACATTGTGGGTTTGCAAACGGGAGATGCAGAAGGATATGGTCTCCTCTATGGCAATAGCACTGCACCGGGCATGAGCGGAGGACCGATCTTGAATACAGAGGGTCAAGTCATTGGTATTCATGGACGGGCTGCAGGGAATCAGGAGAGTGGTAAGGTCGGCATCAACTTAGGCATGCAGATTAGTCTATTTCTACAGTCAGCTTCTCAAGTCGGAATTGATGTACAACAGCTTGGTTTGAAAGCTCAAAACTGA
- a CDS encoding ISKra4 family transposase translates to MDYEFRVIVEKVSITSQEVVKRDTLKIYAIKQPKSILDLGLRHEEQISLLSKVQSALLAEQSTLIDIGLKQCTKCGEKLGKLGFISSTFHAVFSDHKLRIQKHRCKNPECRWQSTPTTISVFGTDTHPDLVKLQCENGALHSYREAQDNMERLNTQRRSVNNHVQIKNVTNQVGERLSQVNTTPPNLEELPTPAAELIAQVDGGHISTKDKDKRSFEALSGIVYRPSAIEVVDKHHRQITEKTCVVSALEDELQTIKTYLHHAALKQGMTQETKITALADGAHNCWSVILALEPHCKTLDLILDWFHIGKKFQNVSNALGDTFTDSLDSAKWSLWHEKVDNALQKIALLRDNISDEKKQTKLKSLHDYLKNNRDYLVNYDDREKAGLAYTNQVAETHIDTIINARHKKKQKMQWTRVGAHNVLQIRASMISNEWSDKWLDLVLPEEEKAA, encoded by the coding sequence ATAGATTACGAATTTAGAGTCATTGTAGAGAAAGTCTCTATCACCAGTCAGGAAGTCGTTAAACGAGACACTCTAAAAATCTATGCCATTAAACAACCAAAGTCTATTCTAGATCTTGGATTGCGCCATGAAGAACAAATCTCTCTACTTTCCAAAGTTCAAAGTGCACTGTTAGCTGAACAATCCACCCTCATCGACATCGGTCTAAAGCAGTGTACTAAATGTGGTGAGAAACTCGGAAAGCTTGGTTTCATATCATCTACATTCCATGCCGTCTTCAGCGACCATAAGCTCCGTATTCAAAAGCATCGTTGTAAGAATCCAGAGTGTCGGTGGCAAAGTACTCCAACAACGATCAGTGTCTTTGGCACGGATACTCATCCTGACTTAGTGAAACTGCAGTGTGAGAATGGTGCCCTGCATAGCTATCGAGAAGCCCAGGATAATATGGAACGCCTGAACACTCAACGCCGGAGTGTGAATAACCATGTCCAAATCAAAAACGTAACCAATCAAGTCGGTGAGCGCTTATCTCAAGTGAACACTACCCCTCCTAACTTAGAAGAGTTACCCACCCCTGCAGCAGAACTCATTGCTCAAGTCGATGGCGGGCATATCTCAACTAAAGATAAAGACAAACGCAGTTTTGAAGCCCTATCTGGCATTGTCTATCGTCCCAGTGCGATTGAAGTAGTCGATAAACATCATCGCCAAATTACTGAAAAGACCTGTGTTGTTTCCGCTTTAGAGGATGAGTTGCAAACCATCAAGACCTATCTGCATCATGCAGCCCTCAAACAAGGGATGACCCAAGAGACAAAGATTACCGCTTTGGCCGATGGAGCACACAACTGTTGGTCCGTTATTTTAGCCCTTGAACCCCATTGCAAAACCTTAGACCTCATTTTGGACTGGTTTCACATTGGCAAGAAATTCCAGAATGTCAGCAATGCACTGGGGGACACCTTCACAGATTCCCTTGATAGTGCAAAGTGGAGTTTATGGCATGAAAAAGTAGATAATGCTCTGCAGAAGATTGCCCTACTTCGAGATAATATCTCAGATGAGAAGAAGCAAACAAAGCTCAAAAGCTTACACGACTACTTGAAGAATAATCGTGATTATCTTGTCAATTATGACGATCGAGAGAAAGCAGGGTTAGCTTATACCAACCAAGTTGCAGAAACTCATATTGACACCATCATTAATGCTCGGCACAAAAAGAAGCAGAAGATGCAATGGACTCGGGTTGGTGCTCATAATGTCTTACAAATTAGAGCCAGTATGATCAGTAATGAATGGAGCGATAAGTGGCTTGATTTAGTTCTCCCTGAAGAAGAAAAAGCTGCTTGA
- a CDS encoding class I SAM-dependent methyltransferase, which produces MASTYQTNWENYWTQLFDSGEPAFWDVPTNKELAALLPELKVAFGGDLPLVDFGCGNGTQTLLLAQHFSHVIGVDISSTAIAQARTRAQDGQPQFQLLDATSIDAAQALHTTLGDANVYMRGLLHQIQPADRPSIIHSLQTLMGTQGKLFLMELSSQAKQLFQKLTAQLGAPPPQLAQIFKQGIVPADITPEEIRTFFPEDQYKIKDMGNISYTSNTTLPDNTPLLVPCFCMLIMKIR; this is translated from the coding sequence ATGGCCAGCACCTATCAAACAAACTGGGAGAATTATTGGACTCAATTATTTGATAGTGGTGAACCTGCATTTTGGGATGTACCGACTAACAAGGAATTAGCGGCCTTATTACCTGAGTTGAAGGTAGCGTTTGGCGGTGATTTACCTTTGGTAGACTTCGGCTGTGGAAATGGAACCCAAACGCTATTACTCGCTCAGCATTTTTCACATGTAATAGGTGTGGATATATCAAGTACTGCAATTGCACAGGCCCGAACCCGTGCTCAGGATGGTCAGCCTCAATTCCAATTGCTAGATGCTACCTCCATAGACGCAGCTCAAGCTCTCCATACTACTTTGGGTGATGCCAATGTTTATATGCGAGGTCTGCTCCATCAAATTCAGCCTGCGGATCGGCCTTCTATCATCCACTCACTACAAACATTGATGGGAACGCAAGGTAAACTTTTCTTGATGGAGCTGAGTTCTCAAGCCAAACAGCTATTTCAAAAGTTGACTGCTCAGCTCGGTGCTCCTCCACCTCAACTTGCACAGATTTTTAAGCAAGGAATAGTCCCAGCAGATATTACACCTGAAGAGATACGAACCTTCTTCCCAGAGGACCAGTATAAGATTAAGGACATGGGTAATATTTCGTACACTAGCAATACGACATTGCCAGATAATACACCTCTTTTAGTACCTTGCTTCTGTATGTTGATTATGAAAATTAGATAG
- a CDS encoding tetratricopeptide repeat protein: MRRKLVGTYFTSGIAAFYLSLACCSPLPLFAQEASSPVKNPHYNAAVSSLELKDLEGAMKAINQAIRVDPSLAEAYTLRGVLLMGDKKFQEANEDFSQVTVLQPQNAEAYTKLTKSQLMLKDYQAALESATKATELDPQNQDAELLKRLAQSLVESSQ, from the coding sequence ATGCGTCGAAAACTAGTAGGGACTTATTTCACTTCGGGGATAGCTGCTTTCTATCTAAGCCTTGCTTGCTGTAGTCCTTTACCCCTTTTTGCTCAAGAAGCATCTAGCCCAGTAAAGAATCCACACTACAACGCAGCGGTTTCTAGCCTTGAGCTGAAAGATCTTGAGGGGGCAATGAAGGCAATTAATCAAGCGATCCGGGTAGACCCATCTCTAGCTGAAGCCTATACACTTCGGGGAGTTCTCCTTATGGGTGACAAGAAATTTCAGGAAGCTAATGAGGATTTTAGTCAAGTTACAGTTCTTCAGCCTCAAAATGCTGAAGCATATACCAAACTCACCAAAAGCCAGTTAATGCTCAAGGATTATCAGGCGGCTTTGGAATCAGCAACCAAAGCGACAGAACTTGACCCTCAGAATCAAGATGCTGAGCTGCTAAAGCGATTGGCTCAAAGCCTGGTTGAATCTTCTCAATAA
- a CDS encoding universal stress protein yields the protein MGYERIFVAMDASSLQFIVYERALETAKLHQAELMFLHCIEVEVNPSGTSAAPIVGIPVGASVLSPSADDFQITKQTWSARLAETKLWLQEYCRKAEQQGVKATFEAIMGTPENQVCNLAQIWQADLIIVGRHGRTGLTEFFLGSVSNYVVHHAHCSVLVVQGKGVVSSKSI from the coding sequence ATGGGATATGAGCGCATTTTTGTTGCAATGGATGCTTCGTCCTTACAGTTTATTGTGTATGAGCGGGCATTAGAAACGGCTAAGCTCCATCAGGCTGAGTTGATGTTCCTACACTGCATAGAAGTAGAGGTTAATCCTTCAGGCACCTCAGCAGCTCCGATAGTAGGGATACCCGTTGGCGCTAGTGTACTTTCCCCATCTGCGGATGATTTTCAAATTACGAAGCAAACTTGGAGCGCTCGACTTGCAGAAACAAAACTATGGTTGCAAGAGTATTGCCGAAAAGCAGAACAACAGGGAGTGAAGGCAACCTTTGAGGCCATAATGGGAACCCCAGAGAATCAAGTTTGCAATCTTGCTCAGATATGGCAGGCTGATCTAATTATTGTGGGGCGTCATGGTCGCACAGGGTTAACGGAATTTTTCCTGGGAAGTGTTAGCAATTATGTAGTTCACCATGCCCATTGTTCAGTGTTAGTGGTTCAAGGGAAAGGTGTCGTTTCAAGCAAGTCTATTTGA
- a CDS encoding integrase, producing the protein MPTKHIQRISGHRTLAALSGYLEVTDE; encoded by the coding sequence ATGCCGACGAAACACATTCAGCGGATATCGGGGCATCGAACGCTGGCGGCGTTGTCGGGGTATCTAGAGGTCACCGATGAATAG
- a CDS encoding thioredoxin family protein, whose protein sequence is MGKIKVEILGKGCKKCKQLEANAQEALAALRLDGDFSHITDTMEIINHGVMQTPALVIGGKVLSQGKVIEPDKIQALIQVA, encoded by the coding sequence ATGGGTAAGATCAAAGTCGAGATTTTAGGCAAAGGCTGCAAAAAATGTAAGCAATTAGAAGCCAACGCTCAAGAGGCACTCGCTGCTCTTCGCTTAGATGGTGATTTTTCTCATATCACAGACACCATGGAAATTATTAATCATGGTGTGATGCAAACGCCAGCTCTCGTTATCGGTGGCAAAGTTCTTAGCCAAGGGAAAGTCATAGAGCCAGACAAAATTCAAGCCTTGATTCAGGTTGCATAG
- a CDS encoding DUF1816 domain-containing protein — protein sequence MIKKIIPSSFNTRASKASDKNDGLCAGWWLEVGTANPPCLNFYGPFEDKAKAETAELDFVRKSRKTSPIIFTDSKFCQPRQRTLTEKDFTIQDLEACPPTFFETLLTGPRIY from the coding sequence GTGATTAAAAAAATAATCCCAAGTAGCTTCAATACCAGAGCGTCAAAAGCTTCTGATAAGAATGATGGTTTATGTGCTGGCTGGTGGTTAGAGGTTGGCACTGCCAATCCTCCTTGCCTAAATTTCTATGGGCCTTTTGAAGATAAAGCTAAGGCTGAGACCGCAGAACTAGACTTTGTTAGAAAATCTAGAAAGACATCCCCAATTATTTTCACTGACAGTAAGTTTTGCCAGCCACGACAACGCACACTTACAGAGAAAGACTTCACCATTCAAGACTTGGAAGCTTGTCCTCCCACCTTTTTTGAAACCTTGCTGACTGGTCCTCGCATTTATTGA
- a CDS encoding co-chaperone GroES yields MTTLALNVSTVSPLGDRVFLKVSKAEEKTAGGILMPDIAREKPQIGEVVSVGLGKRQDDGSNIPMDIQKGDQVLYSKFSGTDIKLVS; encoded by the coding sequence ATGACCACTCTGGCTCTCAATGTTTCTACTGTCAGTCCCCTAGGAGACCGCGTCTTTCTGAAAGTGAGTAAAGCTGAAGAGAAGACCGCAGGTGGAATTTTGATGCCTGACATAGCACGTGAAAAACCTCAAATTGGAGAGGTGGTCAGCGTTGGCCTAGGGAAACGGCAGGACGATGGTTCCAATATACCCATGGATATTCAGAAGGGCGACCAAGTCCTTTATTCCAAATTCTCTGGCACTGATATCAAGTTAGTGTCTTGA